The following is a genomic window from Pseudothermotoga thermarum DSM 5069.
ATTTGATAAGTCAAACCCCTAAAGCCGACTATTGCCATTTTCAATTCGTCGATGTCTTTAAATCTTCCATCGACGGTTACAGTGTAAACGTTGCCGTTTTCGTCCTTTAAGGTTCCCATGGGGTAAACAAAATTTCCAGACAAAAACATTTCCATCAAGGAAGGATCTATTTGAAATTGCCTGACTTTTTGTGGATCTACCGTTATTCTCACAACCTTTTCGCCAGTGCCAAGAACTTCTACACCGGCAACGTCGGGTAGCCTTTTAAGCTGTTGTATGAATCTTTCTGGATCTTCCAGCGTTGAAAAGGCAAAAACAGGCAACAAAGATGGATCAAACTCCACAACAGTTGGTCTTACTCCCTCAGGAAGCTGAGCTTGAGCGATGTTCAAATACCTTTCTAAGCGCGATGAAACTGCTAAAACGTCCACACCCCATTCGTATTCAACCAAAATCAAAGAAAGTCCAGGTTGAGAAACACTTGTAAAGTTTTTCACTCCCGGGACGGTGGCTATAACTTTCTCCAAAGGTTTGGTAACCAGCTCTTCTATTTCTTCAGTACCTGCTCCCATGTAAGTTGCAAAAACGGCTGCGTACGGATATTCAACCTGTGGAATCAGCTCCAAATGCAACCTTTGAAAAGCAAGATAAGACAAGGCAACTATAGCCAATAAAAGCATTAGTACTGCAACAGGACGCTTTGCAGCAGCCTTTGCTATATTCAACTTTCACACCCCCGTTTCATCCTCCTTAACAGCCTTTCCACAAAGCTCGATAACTATCTTTGCCCACTCAAGGTTTACATCTATTAGCTTTAATCTTTCGCTGCGCGCGACGACTGGAAGTTCTGTGCACCCTAAAAGCACGTAGCCTTCAAGTTTTGGTTCAACTGCTTCTTCCCATACTTTTTTGGCTTTTTCAACGTTGCCCGCTTTAACGGAATAAATTATCGTCATCAAATTATCTTGAACTTCTTCAGTTGGAATCAAGATTTCTACGTTGAACTTTTCGGCTGCCACTTGATAAACCCCACTTTTTATCAACCCTTTCGTGCCGGTCAGCCAAAATCTTTTTATACCTTTTTTGCAAAGTCTTTCGACCGTAAGTTCAGGGAGATTTAAAACTGGTATAACTGCTTGCTTTCTGACTTTTTCCAAAAATGCATATGCTGTGTTGCATATGAAAACGGCAAAGTCTGCCCCAGCTTTCGCCAGCCTATTCACCGAATCAACAAGGTATGGTGTGGGATCTTCTCCACCGTACAACAAAGCCGTTGTTCTGTCTGGAACGGCTGTGTTGAAGTCTACAACCATTTTCAAATGGTCTTGATCCTTATCCGCTTTCGTCAGCGAAACCACTTTTTGAAGAAAATCCACCGTTGAAAGCGATCCCATTCCCCCAACTATGCCTGGAACTTTCACTTGTAAACCGCTGGCGTGCATAAGCTTATTCTCACTCCTTCAACTTCAAAGATTGCTTCAACGTAGTACGCGATATGTCTTCCTTCAGGTGGCATTAAATCTGCTGTGTAAAATCCATCGATAAGTTCAAGTGGTATTCTCATCCATATGGATTTTCTGAAATCGGTCACGTTTGAAACCGCTCTCCAAACATAGATTTCCTTTATAAGATCAGAATGCTTCACGGTTATCTTTGAATTTGATATTGAAAACTCGAAGACTGGCAGCTTGTTCTCAACAACCAACTTGAAAAAGTTGGATGCGTTCTCCACAACCATTGGAATGTTTCTAATTCCATGCGGGTTGTTTGGAACGTAAAGTAGATAATTTTTTCCTGGAAGATCGAAAAAGTAAAGCATGCTCGAATATATCGTCCAATATTCGTCGTTTGTCGCGTTGATTATGTACTTTGGCATTGTAAGTTTATCCCTGTAAGAGAACGGGTCTAGCATTCGAATGAGTCTTTGACCAACCTCTTCAGTTATCCATTCCATTACACCGCGTTCAACGTAAGGTCTCAAGCTGTCGCTGAACTTTTCGTACATAGTCAACTGTTGCCTGTACTGCGCAGGAAAGTTGAGCATGTCAAAAACAATTGGAGCTATGGCAAAAACTCTTTCATCGACCACGGCGGTAAGCCAAGTTGTCCAACCTCTTTTCGAAGCACCGGTGACGAAAAATTTCTCAACCCCAAGAAGTTCTTGAGCCAAATTCATGGCAGCGACTGCGCTTGTCGTCATTGGGAAAAGAAGTGGAAGGGTAAGATCCCCGGTTTTTCTGTATTCCACCAACGTGTGAGCTATCAGGTCGTCTTCTCTAAGACCGTATATGGGCTGGTTTGGTACATCTCCAAAAACGATCATTGGAGCAGAGAATTTGTCGGCTATCCAAACGTAATCTTCCAAATCTTTTGCTTTCGTTGGATCAAAATCTCCTGTTATGACCAGTACACCAAACTTTGGATAAACCACTTCATTGGGTATCACAATGAGCACGTCGTGAACCCAATCGATGTTCTGCCAAGTTTGACTTTTCAAAACAACGTGAATCAGCTTTGTTCCAGCTTCGGTTATTTTTTCCAACACAATTTGATACGAAACATTGATCTTTGACTTGACGTAATCAAAAAGTTCTTGAGCTATAAGCAAGGTCGTCAGGAGCACCATGGTGAAAAATATTATTGTTTTTCTCACACTATTCACCCCTAAGTTGAATTATACATCCACGGCAAGGCTACCAAATTGGTTTGAAGGAAAACGCAATGTAAACTGCGGCAGGTAGGAAGAAATCAAAATCCTGCTCTTTCGCTATGTAAGTAATTGTGTAAGCAACCGTTTCAACAATTGTGTAAGCTTGGATGCAACGGTATTTTTCGTTTGTCCTTTCAAATTCAAAAATTCTCCATGCATAATCGATTCCTTCAACGTAGTTTACCCCGGTTGAAAAAAGTTTGTAGCCTGCCAACTTCATCAAAGTATTTCTTTCAACCAAATTCGAATACTCTTCCAAGGAGATTTTTCTTGGAAGGTTTTCCTTAACAATTTGTACATAACCTCTTTTACCCTCTACATGTGTGGCAAAAGCTCCAATTTCTCCTCTTGCAGGCGTCACAGCCACGAACGGTCCCATCAACTTCACGGTGTAGTTGTGATCTGTGTTCAAATAAACCTGGGGTTTTTCACTTATTCTCAAACTGGTCATAGTAAGCAAAGCCGGCACCAAATGCTGCCAGAATTCTTCAAAGCTGGAATAATAAGTTAAAATGTATCCTTTTCCTGATCTAAGAAAAATCATTTGAATTCCTTCGCTTTTTTGACTGGAAATGGAAAATCTTCTGTAGAAAAACTCTTGAGAACCAAGCCAAAAGTTCATAACCGCGAGTTCTTCTGCTCCGATAAGCTGCGCACCCAAAAGCTTTGCAAAGCTGTTTAAATCGTTAAATCCAGACGCTGAAATTGAAACAACTTGAAGCGTTGAAGACTTACCCGGTACTTGGAACAGACCAATTTCATTCGGTCTTGAAGGACGCATTTCAAAAAATGGGCTGTAGACGGTGAGCACCAAATCCAGCGCTGGAGAAAAATAAATCGTTTGCGCAAGCAAAAAAGCGCTTGTAATTAAAAAAAGAGCAACGATAACCATTTTCAAACTTAATCACTCCCTGTTAAATGTTAACAACGTTTGATCCTAGGTTACATTATTCACTCATTTCTTTTTTGCCGCACGCTTTGACGATTCACACCATTATAATAACCCAAGGTGATGGTAAGTATGCTTAGGAAAATAACGATGATAATCCTTTTTGTTTTTGCAACAATTTACCATGCGTCGGTGGTGATCTTTCTATACCACCGCTTCGATGATGCAAGGTATCCAACGACCAACACGTGGACCTATGAACTAGAAAGACACATACAGCTTGTAAAAGAACTTGGCTTTGAGATATGGACGTTGAAGGATTTGGAAGATTATGCGTACGGTCGAAAATCGTTTGATGGCAAAGCGGTAATTTTCACCGTGGACGATGGCTATCGTTCGGTCTACCAGCACGCATATCCTGTTTTCAAAAAGTACAACGTTCCGTTTGCCGTTTTCCTTCAAGTTGGCGCAGTTGGTTATCCCGATTATCTCACTTGGGATATGATCAGAGAAATGTTGAAAGATGGTGTGGAGTTTGCAAACCATTCTTTTTCCCACGAAGATTTTCCAAAGTTTTTAAAGAAAATGCCTCTTTCGGATGTAGTTGAACGCTTTAGAAATGATACAAGAAAGGCAAACCAGATATTCTATGAGAAAACTGGTTATCAAATGCGGTACTACGCATATCCGTATGGGCATTACCTTCAAGAGTTCTTTGACGTTTTAAAAGAAGAAGGTTTTGTCTTAGCCTTTACCCAAAATCCAGGACCTTATACACCTGAATATGGTTTTTACGAAATACCTCGCGAACCATTGCTCGAAGACTGGGCAACGGAAAAGCACGTTAGATACATTCTTTCCAGAAAACCATTGGTTGCAATCTTTCAGAATTTTACCGTCGAAAACGGCAAGCTTCAGTTAAACGTCAAGATCTTAAATCCCAAGGAGGTGAAGACGGCAGCCCTGTACGTGTCGGAAAAAGGAACTTTGCAAACTAACTTGAAAGATTCAATTTTACAAATCGGTCCAATTGAACTTACAAAAATGTACAACAGATTACTGATAAGTGTGCGTGATAAGGATAATCAAGAGTACGTTAGATACTGGTTGATCTACAACGTACAGGGTGAATAATTCCAAACAAGGAGGTGTCGTAGTTGTTGAAAAAAATAGCTTTTATACTTGCGATAATTGTGGTGTTTGCAAACGTTCCAAAGTTTAAATTTGAATTTGTTCAATTTTTTGAACAGGAAGAACAAACTGAGTACGTCGAGTTGTTGGAACTTGAGTTTGAAAGTTACGTTGAGGTTGAGGAATTTTTCAACAAAATCGGTTACGATCTTGCCGCTGGAGTTGTACCCATGGTGATTTTGAAAAGGCTGCCCAACGACTTGGGACAGATCAACGATGTCAAAAAGAAAAAAGACCTATTCGTCAAGATACTTTTGCCGATAATAATTAAGGTGAACAAAGAGATCTACGAAGAAAGGGAAAAAATAGTTGAGCTTCCCGAAAACAGCCCCGAGCTGTCAAGGTATTTGACAAAATACAAAGCGAAAAACAAGCAAGAACTTTTAGAAAAAGTCATGCCCATTCCCGTGGAAATAGCCCTTGCGCAGGCAGCGATTGAATCAGCTTGGGGAACTTCAAGATTTGCAATAGAAGCCAACAACATCTTCGGAGAATTAACCTTCAAGCCCGGCAACGGTGTGGTGCCGAAGGAGAGACCGGAAGATGAAATTTACGAGGTTCGAAGGTTCCCAGACCTTTTGAGTGCCGTGAGAAGCTATGCATACAACCTCAATGTTTCTCCATTCTACAGAGAATTCAGAGCCATTCGATCAGGGAAAATCAACAAACCACTTGCAGATGGGTTGATCTTCTATTCACAAAGGCGGGAAGAGTACGTTAGGGAAATTAAATTGATAATCTCTGCAAACAGGTTTGCAATGTTAAATGAACATAAAGCTGCACCAATTTTGCTTGCCTATATTGGCGGGTTGAGATAGGCGAGAGATTGCTTTTGAGTTAGCTAAATTTGTTGACTTAGCAACGCATGGGTGTATAATTTGTTCCAGAACGAATGCAAAGATGATACAACAGCCTTTACAAATCATGGATCATGCACACTTTGTTTTGTCTAAATTATCTTAATAGCAGATTGTAAAAACTGTAGATGAAAAGTTTTGGCAACTTGGTTAACGCTCATTGAGAAGATGGTGGAACCGAACGCAGATTTGCAAGGTACTTGTGAGAGTTGTGAACAAAGCTTTGTGTGCCGTATCAGCTGAAGAATAATTCTAATTTATAATAAGCATTTGATTTTCTTAAAAAAGGTGTATAATCTAATCCAAAGGAGGTGTAATTATGAGGAAAGGTTTTACGTTAATTGAACTTTTGATCGTCCTGGCAATCATCGCCGCACTGTTGACCATCGTAACACCGATAGCGTTGAATGCGGTAAGACAAGCGAACGCTACAAAGATAGCTTCGACCATGAGAAACATAGCTTCAGCTGCGCAATCGTACGTTATGACCGAAAGAACAACGGTTATATCGGGAGGCAACTGGTTGCAAGGCTTGGTGAGTCAAGGATATTTGAACACTAACCCCGGCGGTGATTATACGGTGTCAGTTACCGAGGGATCAGGCACGGAGGCTGGTAGGATAACGATAACTGTTAGGTATACAGGATCAGCAGTTCGTATCGACGATCTGCGAAGAGTTGTTCCGGAAATGAGCGGATCCACCGGTAACGCCGAATATATTTTAACGACTGCCCGCTGGTGGTGACATCATAATCATTACAATGCGGCCCTTGTGGCCGCATTTTGTTTGTCTATAACATTTGCTCCTTCATTCTTTCGAACCTCTTTAGTCTTTCCCACAACAGGATCTCGAACGGTATTTCGCTGGAAAGCTGCTGTAGTATTTTATCTGTTGTTTGAACATCAATTTTGTTTGTCAGAATTATGAGTAGTTCTTTTCCAAGTAGTTTCGAAAAAACTCCACCATTCATTTCTGCTTTCAGCTCATCTTCAACAACTTCCAGCAGTCTTACAAGAGTTTGTCTAAAACCGTTGACAACTTCATCAACTTGAAAATGAATTAGGTCTTCAACAATTCTTTGAAATCTGTTTGAGTATTGCTGAATTGCTTTTGATAAATCTATCTTCTCAATCTGTTCTTTTACAAAAGCTGCTGCTGGCTCGTATGTTTGTTTTACGATTTGTTTTAGTTGCATTGCCTTGTCAACTTGCCCTGTTCTTTCAAGCTCAATTATTATTTGAAGAAGATACTCAATCACCCCATCTGGAACAGCCCATACACCTTTTTCGTACATATACTTGCATGCCCATACTTCTTTTTCTGCAAGATATAACAACATTTCGATTGCTCTTTTATCTGTCCTGCCAACTTCAAAAATCGCCTTTGCCATACTTCTATACACGTCCTGGCCTTCCAAAGCCTTTGTCAAATCTATGTTTTTTCTATCTGGATACACGTTCCACGATCCAGGAGCTTTGTCGATGTTCATTTTTGCATACGTCAACAGCATGCTGAAATACTTTTCTCTTAACGATCGAAGCTGTTCTATATTTTTTGAAAAACGTTCTTCTTTGTTAAGAGTCTCACTTATTCTATCAATGATTTTGCAAGCAGCGGCGCTGAATTTTGCAATTCCATCGTATATTCCTATGTCATTCAGTGAGTGCGAGGATGTTTTCAACAGCCCAATGGCGTCAATAATTACTTGAAATTCTGCTACTTGTTGGGCTATTTGCGGTTTTTCTTTGACAACTTGTTCCATGAATTCCAGTTCTTTTTCATTATGAATTGGTGCAATCAATTTTTGTACGGCATCGTACTTGCCTCTCAGCGAAGTGAATTTTCCTGTTAACAGATCAAAAGTCATTTCGGAGGACCTTCCAGGTGCAAGGAACGCGAGGTGAAAGAAGGCTTCACCATATGTTCTACTCATCTGCGCGCTCACAATCAGATTGCTCAAAGCTTTTTGATACATTTCAACTTCAGAAACAACCGTCTTTGCCAAACTTTTATTGATTTTCTCAAGATCCTGCGTGAGCTTGACTAGAACGTCCTCATCGTCGCATTCAGCAAGCTTTTGTTCGTAAAAATTCCTGTACTCCAACAGATTGTTTCTATGTTCCTTTATTGCTCTTAAGTTCACGTAAGCTTCCAAACCCGCTTTGTAACTTACTTGCGCTATAAAGTTAGTCCAACTGAAATACGAGACAGCAATGGTTAAAAGGTAAATCGCAGTTAGACAGAGTACCTTTTGAAATCCTTTCACCTTGATTTCGAAAGTCATTACTTTCCGATGGTTGAAATATTTTCCAGTCGCAACACCGAACACAAACGCTGCAAAAAGTGTATTTGAAGGAAAATGAGAAGGAAAGCTGAAAAAACTTTGAGCAAGATAAACTATGAAAGAACATCCCAACGATAGAAATAAGAAAATCTCATCTTTCGAGTTAGCTTTACTCAAGTATTTGAAAGCATACACGACAGTGCTGATGATAAACAGCACTATTATCCCAAGTCCAATTAAACCAGTTTCACCAAGAATTTGTAGATAATCGTTGTGAGTGGATTTGAAGTTTCCCCACACATAGAGTGATTCTGGATGTTTTTCTATCACATTCTGCATCCAATCAATTGCCCTGATTCGAAAGGTGGCTATGCCCTCACCAATTAGTTTGTTGTGTTTCCATTGTTCAATCGAAGCTCTCCATGCTACAAGTCTTTCCTCCATGTTTGAGGCGACAGTCTCGAATTGAAGCCTTTGAGTTATCACCATTTTGCGATTTAACTTACTTGGAATGTTGAAAACGATTAGTATCGCAATCGATGAAAGTATTAGAACCATCTTCAGTGTGCGATGAAGTCTCTTGAAAGTAGCATCTTGATCGACTGACTTATTTGGGCTGTAGGTTCTATACAAAACAAAGAAAATCAGCAAAGCAACACCAAAACCTAAATACTCTGATCTTGTCAAACATAAAGTAAATGCGATCAAATTGACCAAAAAAGTGATTGCAACAAACCACTTAACAAACTTCGCAAGCTTGATCCTATTACTTTCCCAACCGTAGTCATCTGAGAAAATCAGATAAATGCTGGATATCATAACCATGGTTAAAAAGTTAGCAGTAAAAATTGGATTTCCAATGGTGCTTGAAAGAGCCATTCTGTCAAATTTTCTACCTGATTCTCCAACGAACAAATCAAAACCTGTGTAGAAATTGATCAGACCGTTTATCGAAACAATCAACGATGAAATTTGAAAACTAAGCAAAACGCTGACGATGGACTTTTTAGATGTGAAACGATTCGAAAAATAAAGTGCGATGAATCCAAACAAAATCACATACAAAGCTACGTACACAGAAAATGGGAAATATATCCTATTGCTAAGAAATACTTTTATCGTAGAAAAAAGACAAATCATCCCAAAGACAAACCACAACAAATTGGGGTATGACAACTGCACAGAAAACTCTTTCTTGCGAATTGATTCGATCAACAGTTTGAGCATGATCAACAAAACAAAAGCGGCAAGTAAAGCATGCTTAGGTGTGGTATATTGGTAGGTAATTGATCTGTGCGCAAAAAGCGGAACAGATATTGCTGCGATATTGACAAGAATTGTTTCGAATTTTGTCATCTTCGGTCCCCCGTTGTTTTTGTCCCCTTGTTTTTTGGTTTTCAATCTTCTTATCATGATTCTACCATCTTCATCTGTTGCACTTATCTTCAACAAGTTCTTTTTGGTTGTTACGAGTTTTGTGAGCAGACGAACGTGTTGGTTTGATCTGATCCTCAACCAAATAACAACAAATCGTTCAATGTGGGATATACTAAAACCAACAAATTCCATGATACTGCTCTCTGTGCTATGAACTTCTGCGACAGCTGATTTCAAATGTTCCTTTGATACTACGTGAACCATCGTGTCCTGATGTGAGAGAAAGAGCAGTCTCAGCACGGTTCATTTGAAAGGGGAACTTAGCCATGCTTAAAGGAATGACTCTGATTGAGCTGTTGATAGTGCTTGTCATCATTGCAGCACTGCTTGTGATTGCGATATCCATGCCATTCAACGCCATCAGACAAGCAACTGCAACTAAGATTGCGGCAGAGATGAGAAACATAGCCGTAGCAGCGCAAGATCTTATTGTCGCAATATAACTGAGAAATGAAGAAATAGAACAGATCAGCGCGTTGACTATTCAAGAACTTTTGGAAAAAGGCTATCTGAGTTCAAGCAGTCCAGAAAGGCTCAACGAAGATTACGATATGCTTGTTCAGATTTCAAGCGAAATAACTATCAACGTATGGTACAAAGGCAAGTACTGAACAAATGGATACATTCGACTGGCAGATCTTCAAAAGATAATACCTGTCACCGAAGATTCAACCGGCGCAAGATTCGAGATGAAAGTCTTTCCGTGGTGGTGAGGCTCGGTTAGAATTGAGACTTGTTGGAAAAACGGCTTACTCGATACTAAGGTCTGCAAGAATCTTTTTCTGAAGATTCAAGAAAAACTCTTTGATTTCATTCCACTGTTTTGTAGTCATGCTTTTAAAACCGTTCTTTGTGACCAACACAGGCATTGGATCTTCTTCAACATCATCAAAATAAC
Proteins encoded in this region:
- a CDS encoding aspartate/glutamate racemase family protein, with translation MKVPGIVGGMGSLSTVDFLQKVVSLTKADKDQDHLKMVVDFNTAVPDRTTALLYGGEDPTPYLVDSVNRLAKAGADFAVFICNTAYAFLEKVRKQAVIPVLNLPELTVERLCKKGIKRFWLTGTKGLIKSGVYQVAAEKFNVEILIPTEEVQDNLMTIIYSVKAGNVEKAKKVWEEAVEPKLEGYVLLGCTELPVVARSERLKLIDVNLEWAKIVIELCGKAVKEDETGV
- a CDS encoding PhoPQ-activated protein PqaA family protein gives rise to the protein MRKTIIFFTMVLLTTLLIAQELFDYVKSKINVSYQIVLEKITEAGTKLIHVVLKSQTWQNIDWVHDVLIVIPNEVVYPKFGVLVITGDFDPTKAKDLEDYVWIADKFSAPMIVFGDVPNQPIYGLREDDLIAHTLVEYRKTGDLTLPLLFPMTTSAVAAMNLAQELLGVEKFFVTGASKRGWTTWLTAVVDERVFAIAPIVFDMLNFPAQYRQQLTMYEKFSDSLRPYVERGVMEWITEEVGQRLIRMLDPFSYRDKLTMPKYIINATNDEYWTIYSSMLYFFDLPGKNYLLYVPNNPHGIRNIPMVVENASNFFKLVVENKLPVFEFSISNSKITVKHSDLIKEIYVWRAVSNVTDFRKSIWMRIPLELIDGFYTADLMPPEGRHIAYYVEAIFEVEGVRISLCTPAVYK
- a CDS encoding polysaccharide deacetylase family protein; its protein translation is MLRKITMIILFVFATIYHASVVIFLYHRFDDARYPTTNTWTYELERHIQLVKELGFEIWTLKDLEDYAYGRKSFDGKAVIFTVDDGYRSVYQHAYPVFKKYNVPFAVFLQVGAVGYPDYLTWDMIREMLKDGVEFANHSFSHEDFPKFLKKMPLSDVVERFRNDTRKANQIFYEKTGYQMRYYAYPYGHYLQEFFDVLKEEGFVLAFTQNPGPYTPEYGFYEIPREPLLEDWATEKHVRYILSRKPLVAIFQNFTVENGKLQLNVKILNPKEVKTAALYVSEKGTLQTNLKDSILQIGPIELTKMYNRLLISVRDKDNQEYVRYWLIYNVQGE
- a CDS encoding glucosaminidase domain-containing protein; translated protein: MLKKIAFILAIIVVFANVPKFKFEFVQFFEQEEQTEYVELLELEFESYVEVEEFFNKIGYDLAAGVVPMVILKRLPNDLGQINDVKKKKDLFVKILLPIIIKVNKEIYEEREKIVELPENSPELSRYLTKYKAKNKQELLEKVMPIPVEIALAQAAIESAWGTSRFAIEANNIFGELTFKPGNGVVPKERPEDEIYEVRRFPDLLSAVRSYAYNLNVSPFYREFRAIRSGKINKPLADGLIFYSQRREEYVREIKLIISANRFAMLNEHKAAPILLAYIGGLR
- a CDS encoding type II secretion system protein, translated to MRKGFTLIELLIVLAIIAALLTIVTPIALNAVRQANATKIASTMRNIASAAQSYVMTERTTVISGGNWLQGLVSQGYLNTNPGGDYTVSVTEGSGTEAGRITITVRYTGSAVRIDDLRRVVPEMSGSTGNAEYILTTARWW
- a CDS encoding O-antigen ligase family protein; the protein is MEFVGFSISHIERFVVIWLRIRSNQHVRLLTKLVTTKKNLLKISATDEDGRIMIRRLKTKKQGDKNNGGPKMTKFETILVNIAAISVPLFAHRSITYQYTTPKHALLAAFVLLIMLKLLIESIRKKEFSVQLSYPNLLWFVFGMICLFSTIKVFLSNRIYFPFSVYVALYVILFGFIALYFSNRFTSKKSIVSVLLSFQISSLIVSINGLINFYTGFDLFVGESGRKFDRMALSSTIGNPIFTANFLTMVMISSIYLIFSDDYGWESNRIKLAKFVKWFVAITFLVNLIAFTLCLTRSEYLGFGVALLIFFVLYRTYSPNKSVDQDATFKRLHRTLKMVLILSSIAILIVFNIPSKLNRKMVITQRLQFETVASNMEERLVAWRASIEQWKHNKLIGEGIATFRIRAIDWMQNVIEKHPESLYVWGNFKSTHNDYLQILGETGLIGLGIIVLFIISTVVYAFKYLSKANSKDEIFLFLSLGCSFIVYLAQSFFSFPSHFPSNTLFAAFVFGVATGKYFNHRKVMTFEIKVKGFQKVLCLTAIYLLTIAVSYFSWTNFIAQVSYKAGLEAYVNLRAIKEHRNNLLEYRNFYEQKLAECDDEDVLVKLTQDLEKINKSLAKTVVSEVEMYQKALSNLIVSAQMSRTYGEAFFHLAFLAPGRSSEMTFDLLTGKFTSLRGKYDAVQKLIAPIHNEKELEFMEQVVKEKPQIAQQVAEFQVIIDAIGLLKTSSHSLNDIGIYDGIAKFSAAACKIIDRISETLNKEERFSKNIEQLRSLREKYFSMLLTYAKMNIDKAPGSWNVYPDRKNIDLTKALEGQDVYRSMAKAIFEVGRTDKRAIEMLLYLAEKEVWACKYMYEKGVWAVPDGVIEYLLQIIIELERTGQVDKAMQLKQIVKQTYEPAAAFVKEQIEKIDLSKAIQQYSNRFQRIVEDLIHFQVDEVVNGFRQTLVRLLEVVEDELKAEMNGGVFSKLLGKELLIILTNKIDVQTTDKILQQLSSEIPFEILLWERLKRFERMKEQML
- a CDS encoding prepilin-type N-terminal cleavage/methylation domain-containing protein produces the protein MLKGMTLIELLIVLVIIAALLVIAISMPFNAIRQATATKIAAEMRNIAVAAQDLIVAI